The window CTACATGAGTAACAGTACCAATAGCGCCCAATTTAAGGTCACCATCAACTAGCAAAGCCGCTACTGAGCCACCAGCTTCTAAAGGTTTTGCAATTTCATCACCACTAGCACTTGCGGTGTCATATGTTTCATATTTATATTGTGGTAACTTCGATTTAAAGTATTCCATTGATGCCGCATCGAAGCCATATGCCATAAGTGGAGTACCTAAAGGAATCAATTGTGTATCATCCCAAGGTTTAGATAAGTTTTTCTCATATGGTATATTCCATAGTTTGACCATATCCTCAATAGGAGTAATCATACCTATCGTACCATCCGCAAACCCCCAGCCATAAGCAACAGCCCCAACGAGTTTACCATTTATATATACAGGGCTACCACTCATACCATGCGCAATGCCACCAGTTTGATCCATAACGGGGCCGGAAAACTTGGCTAAAATAAGATGACCAGATGGTCCCTTATCCTTCATGACACCCAGTACCTTTACATCAAAGGTGGAAATAGTATCCCCTACGATTACAGTTTTTGCAATACCTTCCATACCTGTTGTTACATCATTGACAGGCATAAAATCAATAGCCTGTGCAGTTGTAAGTGAAGTACAGAAGAAAAGCGCCAGTATCGCTTTTCTATACCGACGCCAAGAATGAGAAAACTTCATTCCTTCTCTCCTTTATTTACTTTCTACAGTGACAACGATTTGATCACGAGAAACGTCTGAACCCACTGTAACATTAACCGCCGTTACAGTACCAGTTACAGTAGATTTAGCAGCAGCCATAGGACCAGCCAATGTCTCTACAGTCACCAATGTTTGGCCTTCTGTTACAGAAGTACCAACAGAAACTGTAGAAGCAACTTTACCTGTTAATACACTTTGGTATGATACAGGGGCCGCCATTACAGAGCTAACACTTAAAATGCCTAATGCAGCTAAAGCTAACGCTACTCTTTTCATAACGATCCCTCCTTTTACAAAATTAGTTATGTATTTATAGTATACTAAATTATTAGTAATATTTCAAACAAAATTGTATGCAACGAATCTATTTTATAATTACTATATCTTCATAACTCATAGGTGCAGAAGATTTGTGTACATAATCATCATTGATAACTATATCAATGCTACCTTGATTTGATAATTCAGCGCCATCAACAACACCTAATTTAGACAATAACTGAGCTCCTTCTTTTTGAGTCACACCTACAGATTGAAGTTCGGATTTATCAACTGTTAGCACAACTAAATCATGTTCCTTTGTAGTTCCAATGAAGCTACGACCTTTGTTATTAGATTCATCAGCTCCTACATAGCGACCACCTTTCATCACCATAGTGCCCACTTCTAAACTAGCTCCACCGGTAGTGCTAACTTGAGCTAGTTCTTCTCTATTTTGAATTGTAATAGGTGTTCCAACTTTTAACTTACGTAAAGCATTTCCAGATTCGCCATGACCAGACAATACGTATTGATTTTCCCCAATTTTAGAATTTCCCTTTTGTTTACTAATAACCTTGCCATTAGCTACAGTCACTTCATAACCATATTCATTGGTCTTTGTAGAAGGACCATAAGTTGACGTATAAAGGGTCAAAGCGTTCTCTTTACGAACCGTATCAACGGAGGTGATTACAAAACTCTCATTCTTTGTTTTAGCTTGAAGCAAAGGTTTTTTCTCTTCTATAAAGTATCCTCTATTAGGCGTATATCGTAACGTACCACGATTGGAAATACGCTCTAAATCAATAGCTCCATCACTCGCCACTGAGTAAGGTCGTTCAAAACTGCCCCCTTTTACCTTTGCTCCAATGATAGCTGTATGAGCTTGAGTGACAGAAGATAATGGTTTACCTTCTGGAACATGCGCCACCACCATAGGTGAATCATTATCTACGGTCAATGCAAAGGCTTGAATTTTCCCTTCAGCTACGGTGTTATTAATTTTGCTATACGTTACAGATTTATTTACATCTTTTGTAGTCTGTTGCGCATAGCCAGAAAATAAATCCACTACTATACGCGAAGGCTTTTCTAATGCAAACTCATGATGTTGTACATCCTTATTCGCTGTTAATGTTACTCGTAAGGCCCCATTAACCGGTTGTAAGCCAATGCCTTTAAGAACTCCCGTTTTTTTATCATTTTGTGATATGGGGCCAGTTAAACCATTTGTAGTGCCCCCCAAGTTCAATGTAAGAGCATGTGTTTCTTCATTATAGGATTGAGTCCAAGATACAGGCATTTCAGATACATCTAAAACAATTCGGCTTGTACCTTCATGATTAGATACACGCACCCCTGTTAAATTACCTGCCTCAGCATGAGGAACGGTACTACCCAGTAGACCTAAAACAGCAAAAGTCATATACAGATATCGTTTCATCTTTAATTCCTCTATAGCTACAAACCATAATAATGGCCTTATATCATTACATCAATTTTACGCAATATACTTTTACTATAGTATACAGCATAAAGATGAAAAATTCAAAAATAAACGAAAAACGAGGTTACAGTCTAAAAATATTCCATACCAAAAATAGAATAATTGTAGACCATAACCTCGTCAATTTAAGCTTACATCATCATGGTATATTATTGTAACTATATTATTGTAACTCATCTAATGTATCACGAAGCTGTGACATTTCATCTAAAGCCTTTGCAACACCTTTAATCACTGCATATCTTGGAGATTCTACAAGGTATGCCGCGATTCCAATAGAACGTGTAATAACACGGTCTAATCCATCGATGAGCGCGCCACCACCAGTAAGAATTATGCCATGATCGTTGATAGCGGCCACAAGTTCCGGTGGAGTTTTTTCTAGAATAGACTTAACGCCTTCCAAAACATTCATCACTTGTGCTTCTAGAGCACGTTGAATCTCTAAAGAATTCACCGCAACCATCTTTGGTAATCCAGAACTTGAATCTCGTCCTCGTACCTCAATCGTGCGCTCCTTTGCACGGCGATCCACAGTCCCTACAGAAATTTTAATTTTCTCTGCTGTTAGCGGACCAATAACCAAGCGTTTCTTACGACGGATATAGCGAATAATAGATTCGTTAAAAGAATCTCCACCGATGCGAAGTGATTCACTTACAACTACACCCGTATCACAAAGAACGGCAATATCCGTAGTGCCACCGCCAACATCGACAACCATCGCCCCTACGTGCTTAGCATCATTGAGGCCAGTCCCCATAGCAGCAGCCAATGGTTCTTCAATAAGGACTGTCTTTTTTGCACCAGTTCTGAGTAAAGCTTCCAAAATAGCGCGTTTTTCAACTGGTGTAATGCCCGACGGAACACATACAATAATACGCGTCTTCATCAATCTAGAAGCAGGTACAACGGAGCGAATAAAGTACTTCAACATGAATTCTGTCATATCATAATCTGCAATAACGCCCGCTTGAACTGGACGGATGACGGAAATCCCTTTTGGAGTACGGCCCACCATAGAACGTGCAGCCTCACCTAAAGCAAGAATATCACCGGTTTTATCATCCCGTGCAATATACGCAGGTTCATCTAATACCAAGCCTTTACCCTTCGCAAAAATGAGGATATTTGCAGTCCCTAAATCAATTCCCAAATCGAAGTTTAAGGATCGATTTAAACGACTCATAAAATCTCCGACTTGCTCAGGTCGAACTAAACGTTTTAATGTCATGGCTGGTGTTGTTTTAGCAATCGCTACAGTCTCACGACTACGTCGTTCAGCACGGCGCATTTTTGTAACTTTAATCATGGTCTCACGCATATTGGAGGCCAAATGATTAGCTTGCTTTGCCACGCCATTTGAAAGCTTAGTAGACTTACGTTTTGTCCTTCTCAATGGTTTGCGTGTAGTACTCACTTTCGAATTTTCAACCTTTGCAGCACCTAAGTTCTGTTGCTCGTTGTATAAAGCCGGCCCTTTAGAGCGCCGGCTTCTTTTCTTTTTATTTTGTTTTGGCTGTGTACTCTTATTCGTCAACCCGAACAATATCAGCACCTAACCTTTGCAATTTACCTACAAAATCATCATAACCTCGGTCAATATGATGTAAACGACCGACTTCTGTTCTACCTTCCGCAGTCAATGCAGCGCATACCAGCGCCGCTCCAGCACGCAGGTCAGTAGCATTCACTATAGCCCCGTGTAAGCTTGGCATACCTTCGACAATAGCTTGACGATTATCGATGTCAATATGCGCCCCCATTTTACGAAGTTCAGCAACATGCATAAAACGATTTTCAAATACAGTTTCTGTTACTGTACTAGTGCCTTCCGCAATCGTGGTAAGAGCCATGAATTGAGCTTGCATATCTGTTGGGAATCCAGGGTATGGCAAGGTTTTAATATCGACAGCTTTAATGCCTTTACCACTACTGATAACGCGAATGCCGTCGATTTCTTCCTCTACTGTTACACCAGCTTCCTTTAATTTAGCCACTACTGGTTTTAGATGTTCTGGCAATGCATTTTCTACGAATACATCACCACCTGCCATAGCAGCAGCGATTAAATATGTACCAGCTTCAATGCGATCAGGAATAACTGTATGAATAGCACCGTGTAATTGAGGTACACCTTCAATACGAATCACATTTGTACCAGCTCCGCGAATATTAGCTCCCATAGCATTTAAGAATGTAGCTAAATCAACAATTTCAGGCTCTTCTGCAGCATTTTCGATAACGGTTTTACCTTCCGCCATAGAAGCAGCCATAATTACATTCTCTGTAGCCCCCACACTTGGGAAATCCAAATAAATTTGAGTCCCTTTAAGTCCTTCCGGAGCATGAGCATATACATAATCTTCAGTAATTTCAATTTTTGCACCTAATGCTTCAAATGCTTTTAAATGAAGATCAATGGGACGTGCACCGATAGCACATCCACCAGGCATTGAGATTTTAGCCTCCCCTTTACGAGCCAAAAGTGGACCCATGACAAGAAAGGATGCACGCATTTTACGCACAAGTTCATAAGGAGCTTCCGTAGCAGTCAATGTAGAAGCATCGAAAACAATTTCACCATCTGCATTATTACGAGTGATTTTAACCCCCAAAGACTCGATAACTTGGCAAATCGTGCCTACATCTTCTAAATTTGGAATTTCAAGCAATTTACTAGGCGTTGATGCTAGCAAAGTACCGGCAATAATAGGGAGTACTGCATTTTTAGCACTACTAACACGTACACGTCCTTCCAATCGATTGCCACCTTGAATGATTAACTTTTCCAACAGAATTCCTCCTACACTTTATATCGTTCATCTTGTATAAGCTACAAGACCTTGTATTTATAACGTCATATACTAAATGTTATTATACTATTTTTCGATATATCTCATCAAGAGAATGAGAGAAAATACAAAGAAAAAAAAGCCCTGAATATATCTCAAAAATTTGTGCCAAATTTTTGAGTATATTTCAGGGCTTTATTCTTATTTAGCTTTTAATGTTTTAAGTTTATGATCCATATGCACTGTATCAAGGAAACGAACCGTACCAGTTTTAGACCGCATCACAATAGTATGTGTACGCGCACCACCTGGGAAATATTGAATTGGATTTAATAAGTTACCACGTGTAATGGCAGTAGCCGCAAAAATAACATCATCAGTACGAACTAAATCATTTAATGTGAGCACTTGGTTTACATCGGCAATGCCCATTTCATGGCAACGACGAATTTCTTCTTCCGTTTCTGGTTTTAAGCGAGCTTGCATATCGCCGCCTACACATTTTAAGGCTGCAGCCGCTAATACACCTTCAGGTGCACCACCAGTACCTACAACCATGTGCACCCCAGAACCTTCGATACAACATTCCATAGCTGGATTAACATCACCATCAGAAATGAGCATAATACGAGCCCCTACTTCACGAGCCTCTTTCATCAAGCCTTGATGACGCTCACGATCAAGCATAACCAACGTGATTTCATCTACATTACGTTCCATTTTAGCCGCTACATTTTTGATATTTTCGGTCAAAGATTTCGTAATATCGATAGCACCTGCACCTCGAGGACCAACACAAAGTTTCTCCATGTACATATCCGGTGCATGTAACAAGCCACCTTTTTCTGCAATCGCCATAACTGCAATAGCACCATTTTGACCTTTAGCAATCAAGTTTGTCCCTTCAATAGGATCAACAGCGATATCTACTTCTGGTCCGCCAGCACCTACGTGTTCTCCGATATAAAGCATAGGAGCTTCATCAATTTCGCCTTCTCCGATAACCACAGTACCAGAAATGCGAACAGAATCAAACGCTTGACGCATAGCATCTACAGCAAGACCATCGGCTGCATCCTTTTGCCCACGGCCAAGCAAACGACCGCTACGCAAAGCTGCGGCTTCAACGACACGAGCAAATTCCAAAGATAATGTACGATCCATAATGGGCCTCCTTATAAGTCCTCTATGTATTGATATGACTCTTACCTAGAGTCTCTAACTTATTGATTAGCTTGTTTCCAATCTTCCATAAATTTTGCAAGTCCTGCATCAGTCAACGGATGTTTCATAGCTTGCATGAGTACTTTAAATGGAACAGTTGCAATATGAGCACCTGCTTTAGCACATTGAATAATATGCAGCGGAGTTCTCACACTTGCAGCAATAATTTCAGTTTCAATTTCATGAATAGCGAAAATATCTGTAATATCTTGAATCAATGTAAGACCATCCATGCTGATATCATCAATACGACCCACAAATGGACTCACATAACTTGCACCTGCACGAGCAGCTAATAAGGCTTGGTTTGCAGAAAAAATCAAAGTCACATTCGTTTTAATGCCTTCTTTGCTCAAAATAGCAACGGCTTTAAGACCTTCTGGAGTCATAGGAACTTTAATAACCACATTAGAGCCTAATTTCACAAGGTCATGTGCTTCCGCCACCATGCCTTCAGCATCAGAGGAAATAACCTCTGCGCTAACAGGTCCATCAACAAGGTTTACAATTTCAGAAATAACTTGTTTCAAATCGCGTTTAGCTTTCACGATAAGCGATGGGTTTGTAGTTACGCCATCAATAAAACCAAAATCATAGGCCTCTTTAATCTCATCAAATTCTGCTGTATCAATAAAGAATCTCATAAAATGCCCCCTCTTATTTAGCCGGTGAAATCACTTCAACGCCACCCATGTATGGCACGAGAACTTTTGGAATTACAACGGACCCATCGGCTTGTTGATAGTTTTCCAAGATAGCAGCTACTGTACGCCCTACTGCAAGGCCAGATCCATTTAATGTATGAACAAATTCCGGTTTACCCTTAGGTCCACGACGGAATTTAATATTAGCACGACGAGCTTGGAAATCAGTCATATTAGAGCAAGAGGAAATTTCTCTATACTTGCCTTGTGCAGGCATCCACACCTCTACATCATAGGTTTTAGCAGAACCAAAGCCCATATCACCTGTGCACAGAGTGATAACACGGAACGGTAATTCTAATAAGCGCAATACTTCTTCTGCATTATCTGTTAATGTTTCTAATTCTTTGAAAGAATCTTCTGGTTTAGCTAATTTAACCATTTCAACTTTGTTAAATTGATGTTGTCGAATAAGGCCACGAGTATCACGCCCCGCGGAACCCGCTTCAGCACGGAAACATGCGGTGAATGCAGTATAGTATTTAGGCAATTCCTCTTCGCTCAAAATTTCACCACCGTGATAATTAGTCAATGTAACCTCAGCAGTTGGAATCAAGAAATATTCCGTTCCCTCTACATGGTACATATCTTCAGCAAATTTAGGCAATTGCCCAGTGCCCGTCAAAGTTTCACGTGTTACCATATATGGAGTCATCATTTCAGTATAGCCATGTTTATCTACATGAAGATCCACCATGAAGTTGATAAGAGCGCGTTCCAAACGAGCCCCTAACCCCTTATACACAGTAAAGCGAGCTCCACTCATTTTGCCTGCACGATTGAAATCAAGGATATCGAGGCTTTCACCTAAATCCCAATGAGCCTGTACATCAAAATTAAATTGACGTGGTTCGCCCCATTTGCGTTGCTCCACATTTTCATCTTCATCGGCCCCTACAGGAACAGATGCATCACACATATTTGGCAACATCAATGCCGCATCGCGCAATTTTGTTTCCACTTCGCGAATACGGTTATCAAACTCAGCAATCTCATCGCCTACTTTTTTCATTTCTGCGATTTTTTCATCAGCATTTTCTTTGTTGCGTTTTAATTTGCTAATTTCTTCTGTTACAGAATTGCGAAGCGCTTTTAATTCTTCTACTCGACCGATCAATTGACGACGTTCATCATAAGCGGATACAAAGGTTTTCAGATCGCCTTTTGTATGACGATTATCTAAATTTTGTTGCACTAAATCAATATTTTCACGGACAAATTTTAAATCTAACATACTATAAACCTCATTTTCCAACTATGTTACGCACAATATATTCAATACGTTTAAGTATACCATATATTGGTGTATTTATCATTAAATTATGTGCTATATACTAGACTTCTCACCAATATTTTATATTATTCATCCTCTTCTTCATCTAGCAAATAATCTTTTGCCATCCATTTACGCGTGCCTGTAAAAGAAATGGTCACCCATTTTTCCGTTGGGTTACCGCCGATTTCTTGGTCAATTTCATTGCGAATAGCATCAATTTCAGCAATGGTTTGATATGGAAAACTTTTAGGAACTAAAATATCAATTTCAATGATTCGAGTATTGCCATATACTTGCACGCTCGTCACATAATCTTTAAAATTATACTTTTCCATAAATCGATCCATAATTTCTTGCACTTCATTATGCAATGAAGTTGGTGCCCATCCTAATATTTGTTTCATGGATGGCACAATGATACGAAATGCAGAGGGTATCATCTGTACCGCTAAAATAATTAATACAATAGGGTCAATATAAGTAGCCCATCTAGCATATTCAGTACTTTCTAGCATAGTAGCTACAACGAAACTAATCAAGATAGCCGCTTCTAACAAAGCATCGACATACCAGCTTACATTATCAAATTTAATCAAGTTAGACTGCAAACTTTTATTAATACGACGTACATAAAGATAGTAAGCAGTATCCGCAACAGTAAAGAATATAGCATAGAAAATAGCTGGCCCGAAGTCTACGTGACGTCCACCAGACAAAAGATCTGTAATCCCACTAGATAAGGCATAAATTACTATGAGAAGAATAAAAAAGCCCTCCACGGCGAGCACCAGAGGTTCAAATTGCCAAAAACCGAATTGGAATCGCTTACTCGTTTCTCTAGCAACTAACTTAGCTGTCATAAGCATCATAATCTTAATAACAACATCAACGAAGGAGAATACCCCATCTAACAACACTGCACTAGATCCCGTTACAATCCCCATTATCGTACCGCTCACAGCCACCAAAGCCATAAGCCCTACGGATTGCATCAGCAGTTTCTGTTCAATGGAGCGCCTTGCCCCTAATATATCCATTGAGCACACTCCTTTCTGACTTATATACATCTTTATTATACACTAATCATCGAAGTGTATAAAATGTATTACAAAAAGTCCACCGTATACCTTATGCACGGTGGACCTTCAATAATCACTAACATATGAACTTTTATTCTATTATATGATAGCTACATAGCCATCGGAGGCTCATCTAACAATTTACCGGCTACATATCTCCCAACAATATGGCGATCATCACCTATATATAGCCACCGTTCCAGACGTTCCTCTATACTCCGTTCATTCGGATCAAACAATTCATGATCATCGATAACAAGAGCATCAAATTCATAGCCGGTTTCAAAGCTACCTACGTCACCAAAGAATTGTCCGCCTCCCTTAGTCGCCATATAGAAAGCTTCCGGTAATGTAAGCGATGCATAGCTGGCATCCACCTCGGCCCACTTCATCTTTGACAAACCCACGGCTTCGGTCAAAACCTTAGCCATACTGATGTCATGGCCTCCTGAAATGTCTGATCCCAGTGCAATGGAAATACCATGATTCAATAATTTTCGTATAGGTGCAATGCCGCTGGACAAATTCACGTTAGAATACGGACAGTGTGCCACCATCGTCTTCGTTTCATGCATCCGCTCCATTTCTTCATCGCTCAGATGAATACAATGAGCCATGACCGTCGGCACTGTACCCATCAGACGATGTTCACAGTATACATCCGTATAACTGGAGGAATCCGGATGAAGTGAATGAACCCATTCAATCTCACCATGATTTTCAGATAAATGCGATTGAATTGGCACATTATACTCCACCGCTAAATCTCCGAGACCACTCATCAGGCGGCTCGTACAGGATGGCACAAAGCGAGGGGTTACAATAGGTCGTACGAGCGGTCCAAACTGTCGAGCCTCTTCAAGCCATACTCTCGTATCATGTAAGGACTGGTCCGTATCCTCAATCAGATAATCGGGACTGTTCCGATCCATATTAACCTTGCCTACAAAAGCGGATAGGCCGGCTTCTGAAAGCAACCTCATCAATAGCAATGTGCTTTCTTTATGAATAGTGCCAAATAAAATACTGCGCGTTGTACCGTAACGCCATAATTCGTTAACAAAAGCGCTATATACCGTCTTTGCGTAGTCTAAATCCGAAAACTTCGCCTCCTCCGGAAATGTATACGTTTCAAGCCAAGGCAGCAATTCTTTATCCATGCCAAGGCCTCGATTGCAAAATTGAGGCGCATGAGCATGGGTATCGACAAATCCGGGAATAATTAAATTATCCCCGTAGTCCTCAACCGGATACGACTCAAATTCGGAGGGAATACTTTCACCACAATATGCGATACG of the Veillonella parvula genome contains:
- a CDS encoding biotin/lipoyl-containing protein, which gives rise to MKRVALALAALGILSVSSVMAAPVSYQSVLTGKVASTVSVGTSVTEGQTLVTVETLAGPMAAAKSTVTGTVTAVNVTVGSDVSRDQIVVTVESK
- the murA gene encoding UDP-N-acetylglucosamine 1-carboxyvinyltransferase, producing the protein MEKLIIQGGNRLEGRVRVSSAKNAVLPIIAGTLLASTPSKLLEIPNLEDVGTICQVIESLGVKITRNNADGEIVFDASTLTATEAPYELVRKMRASFLVMGPLLARKGEAKISMPGGCAIGARPIDLHLKAFEALGAKIEITEDYVYAHAPEGLKGTQIYLDFPSVGATENVIMAASMAEGKTVIENAAEEPEIVDLATFLNAMGANIRGAGTNVIRIEGVPQLHGAIHTVIPDRIEAGTYLIAAAMAGGDVFVENALPEHLKPVVAKLKEAGVTVEEEIDGIRVISSGKGIKAVDIKTLPYPGFPTDMQAQFMALTTIAEGTSTVTETVFENRFMHVAELRKMGAHIDIDNRQAIVEGMPSLHGAIVNATDLRAGAALVCAALTAEGRTEVGRLHHIDRGYDDFVGKLQRLGADIVRVDE
- the glpX gene encoding class II fructose-bisphosphatase, whose protein sequence is MDRTLSLEFARVVEAAALRSGRLLGRGQKDAADGLAVDAMRQAFDSVRISGTVVIGEGEIDEAPMLYIGEHVGAGGPEVDIAVDPIEGTNLIAKGQNGAIAVMAIAEKGGLLHAPDMYMEKLCVGPRGAGAIDITKSLTENIKNVAAKMERNVDEITLVMLDRERHQGLMKEAREVGARIMLISDGDVNPAMECCIEGSGVHMVVGTGGAPEGVLAAAALKCVGGDMQARLKPETEEEIRRCHEMGIADVNQVLTLNDLVRTDDVIFAATAITRGNLLNPIQYFPGGARTHTIVMRSKTGTVRFLDTVHMDHKLKTLKAK
- a CDS encoding rod shape-determining protein, giving the protein MFGLTNKSTQPKQNKKKRSRRSKGPALYNEQQNLGAAKVENSKVSTTRKPLRRTKRKSTKLSNGVAKQANHLASNMRETMIKVTKMRRAERRSRETVAIAKTTPAMTLKRLVRPEQVGDFMSRLNRSLNFDLGIDLGTANILIFAKGKGLVLDEPAYIARDDKTGDILALGEAARSMVGRTPKGISVIRPVQAGVIADYDMTEFMLKYFIRSVVPASRLMKTRIIVCVPSGITPVEKRAILEALLRTGAKKTVLIEEPLAAAMGTGLNDAKHVGAMVVDVGGGTTDIAVLCDTGVVVSESLRIGGDSFNESIIRYIRRKKRLVIGPLTAEKIKISVGTVDRRAKERTIEVRGRDSSSGLPKMVAVNSLEIQRALEAQVMNVLEGVKSILEKTPPELVAAINDHGIILTGGGALIDGLDRVITRSIGIAAYLVESPRYAVIKGVAKALDEMSQLRDTLDELQ
- the serS gene encoding serine--tRNA ligase encodes the protein MLDLKFVRENIDLVQQNLDNRHTKGDLKTFVSAYDERRQLIGRVEELKALRNSVTEEISKLKRNKENADEKIAEMKKVGDEIAEFDNRIREVETKLRDAALMLPNMCDASVPVGADEDENVEQRKWGEPRQFNFDVQAHWDLGESLDILDFNRAGKMSGARFTVYKGLGARLERALINFMVDLHVDKHGYTEMMTPYMVTRETLTGTGQLPKFAEDMYHVEGTEYFLIPTAEVTLTNYHGGEILSEEELPKYYTAFTACFRAEAGSAGRDTRGLIRQHQFNKVEMVKLAKPEDSFKELETLTDNAEEVLRLLELPFRVITLCTGDMGFGSAKTYDVEVWMPAQGKYREISSCSNMTDFQARRANIKFRRGPKGKPEFVHTLNGSGLAVGRTVAAILENYQQADGSVVIPKVLVPYMGGVEVISPAK
- a CDS encoding cation diffusion facilitator family transporter — encoded protein: MDILGARRSIEQKLLMQSVGLMALVAVSGTIMGIVTGSSAVLLDGVFSFVDVVIKIMMLMTAKLVARETSKRFQFGFWQFEPLVLAVEGFFILLIVIYALSSGITDLLSGGRHVDFGPAIFYAIFFTVADTAYYLYVRRINKSLQSNLIKFDNVSWYVDALLEAAILISFVVATMLESTEYARWATYIDPIVLIILAVQMIPSAFRIIVPSMKQILGWAPTSLHNEVQEIMDRFMEKYNFKDYVTSVQVYGNTRIIEIDILVPKSFPYQTIAEIDAIRNEIDQEIGGNPTEKWVTISFTGTRKWMAKDYLLDEEEDE
- the guaD gene encoding guanine deaminase, which gives rise to MNSVYIVKGNIIYTSRPAEFAVIPNGYMIVRDGRIAYCGESIPSEFESYPVEDYGDNLIIPGFVDTHAHAPQFCNRGLGMDKELLPWLETYTFPEEAKFSDLDYAKTVYSAFVNELWRYGTTRSILFGTIHKESTLLLMRLLSEAGLSAFVGKVNMDRNSPDYLIEDTDQSLHDTRVWLEEARQFGPLVRPIVTPRFVPSCTSRLMSGLGDLAVEYNVPIQSHLSENHGEIEWVHSLHPDSSSYTDVYCEHRLMGTVPTVMAHCIHLSDEEMERMHETKTMVAHCPYSNVNLSSGIAPIRKLLNHGISIALGSDISGGHDISMAKVLTEAVGLSKMKWAEVDASYASLTLPEAFYMATKGGGQFFGDVGSFETGYEFDALVIDDHELFDPNERSIEERLERWLYIGDDRHIVGRYVAGKLLDEPPMAM
- a CDS encoding phosphodiester glycosidase family protein — its product is MKRYLYMTFAVLGLLGSTVPHAEAGNLTGVRVSNHEGTSRIVLDVSEMPVSWTQSYNEETHALTLNLGGTTNGLTGPISQNDKKTGVLKGIGLQPVNGALRVTLTANKDVQHHEFALEKPSRIVVDLFSGYAQQTTKDVNKSVTYSKINNTVAEGKIQAFALTVDNDSPMVVAHVPEGKPLSSVTQAHTAIIGAKVKGGSFERPYSVASDGAIDLERISNRGTLRYTPNRGYFIEEKKPLLQAKTKNESFVITSVDTVRKENALTLYTSTYGPSTKTNEYGYEVTVANGKVISKQKGNSKIGENQYVLSGHGESGNALRKLKVGTPITIQNREELAQVSTTGGASLEVGTMVMKGGRYVGADESNNKGRSFIGTTKEHDLVVLTVDKSELQSVGVTQKEGAQLLSKLGVVDGAELSNQGSIDIVINDDYVHKSSAPMSYEDIVIIK
- the fsa gene encoding fructose-6-phosphate aldolase, which translates into the protein MRFFIDTAEFDEIKEAYDFGFIDGVTTNPSLIVKAKRDLKQVISEIVNLVDGPVSAEVISSDAEGMVAEAHDLVKLGSNVVIKVPMTPEGLKAVAILSKEGIKTNVTLIFSANQALLAARAGASYVSPFVGRIDDISMDGLTLIQDITDIFAIHEIETEIIAASVRTPLHIIQCAKAGAHIATVPFKVLMQAMKHPLTDAGLAKFMEDWKQANQ